Proteins encoded together in one Quercus lobata isolate SW786 chromosome 3, ValleyOak3.0 Primary Assembly, whole genome shotgun sequence window:
- the LOC115981901 gene encoding heat shock cognate 70 kDa protein-like: protein MAGEEESPAIGIDLGTTYSCVAVWQRDRVEIITNEQGNRMTPSYVAFTDNERLIGDAAKNQVARNSTNSIFDAKRLIGRRFSDNLVQSDIRLWPFKVIEGPDDKPLIVVNYKGEEKHFTAEEISSMVLTKMREIAESYLGTTVKKAVVTVPAYFNDSQRKATKDAGAIAGLNVLQILNEPTAAAIAYGIDKIGNGKSKKVLIFDLGGGTADVSLLSIQDGVFEVKAVSGDTHLGGEDFDNRLLKHLVAIFKRQSRVDISRDARALRRLRTACEKAKRILSSTSETTIEVDCLSNGIDFFSTITRPKFEELNMDLFRKCIEPVEECLFEADMDKSCVHEVVLTGGSSRIPKVQQLLQEFFYGKELCKNINPDEAVADGAAVQAAVLTGMGNKKIQDIILYDVTPLSLGIQTHGDRMSVLIPRNTTIPTKKVRQYCNTADNQGLIELLVYEGERPRSSDNNLLGNFTIPITPAPKGDAKVIVSFELDTNGILIVSTVDKISGYKRKVTITNDQWRLSNVEIERLLQDAKRFKAKDDHHMKVLDARLELETYAYKMRKAINDYSIYSKLRPKDHKRIKDAVQEVIQWLSDEEGVDNLELYQDELKLLQRLCKPISPLIID from the exons ATGGCCGGTGAAGAAGAGAGTCCTGCAATCGGTATCGATCTTGGGACAACGTACTCATGCGTGGCAGTGTGGCAACGTGATCGTGTGGAGATAATAACCAACGAGCAGGGCAACAGAATGACGCCTTCCTATGTTGCCTTCACTGACAATGAGCGCTTGATAGGTGATGCTGCCAAGAACCAAGTTGCTAGGAATTCTACCAACTCCATCTTTG ATGCAAAGAGGTTGATTGGAAGGAGATTTAGTGATAACTTGGTTCAGAGTGACATTAGGCTTTGGCCATTTAAGGTGATTGAAGGTCCTGATGATAAGCCTTTGATTGTGGTCAACTATAAGGGTGAAGAGAAGCACTTTACTGCTGAGGAAATCTCATCTATGGTCCTTACAAAGATGCGTGAGATTGCTGAATCCTACTTGGGCACAACTGTGAAGAAAGCTGTTGTTACTGTCCCTGCCTACTTCAATGACTCTCAGCGTAAGGCCACAAAGGATGCTGGAGCCATTGCAGGCCTCAATGTTTTGCAAATTCTCAATGAACCAACTGCTGCAGCCATTGCTTATGGTATTGACAAGATTGGCAATGGCAAGAGTAAAAAAGtgttgatttttgatttgggtGGTGGTACTGCTGATGTTTCACTACTTTCCATTCAAGATGGTGTCTTTGAAGTGAAAGCTGTTTCTGGAGACACTCACCTTGGAGGTGAGGACTTTGATAACAGATTGTTGAAACACTTGGTTGCAATATTTAAGAGGCAGAGTAGGGTGGACATTAGTAGAGACGCTAGAGCTCTTAGGAGGTTGAGAACTGCATGTGAGAAAGCAAAGAGGATTCTCTCTTCTACATCTGAGACTACCATTGAAGTTGACTGTTTAAGTAATGGGATTGATTTCTTTTCAACTATTACCCGTCCCAAATTTGAGGAACTCAACATGGATTTGTTCAGGAAGTGTATTGAGCCTGTGGAGGAGTGTTTGTTTGAAGCTGATATGGACAAGAGTTGTGTCCATGAAGTTGTTCTTACGGGTGGTTCTTCCAGAATCCCCAAGGTGCAGCAATTGTTGCAGGAATTCTTTTATGGGAAGGAGCTGTGCAAGAACATTAATCCAGATGAGGCTGTGGCTGATGGAGCTGCTGTTCAAGCTGCTGTATTGACTGGAATGGGtaataagaaaattcaagacATCATACTCTATGATGTCACTCCTCTTTCCCTTGGCATACAGACTCATGGAGATAGGATGTCTGTTTTGATTCCTAGGAATACTACTATTCCAACCAAGAAGGTGAGGCAATACTGCAACACCGCTGACAACCAAGGTCTAATAGAATTGCTAGTTTATGAGGGTGAGAGACCAAGATCTAGTGATAACaacttgttgggaaattttaCAATTCCTATTACTCCGGCACCCAAGGGTGATGCTAAGGTCATTGTTTCTTTTGAACTGGATACCAACGGAATACTTATAGTTTCCACTGTTGACAAAATCAGTGGGTATAAAAGGAAGGTCACCATCACGAACGATCAATGGAGGCTTTCAAATGTAGAGATTGAGAGGTTACTTCAAGACGCCAAGAGATTCAAGGCCAAAGATGATCATCACATGAAGGTGCTTGATGCAAGATTAGAGCTAGAGACTTATGCCTACAAAATGAGGAAAGCAATCAATGACTACAGCATATATTCCAAACTTCGTCCTAAAGATCACAAACGAATTAAAGATGCTGTTCAAGAGGTGATTCAATGGTTATCAGATGAAGAAGGGGTTGATAATTTAGAACTGTATCAGGATGAGCTGAAACTGCTCCAGAGACTCTGCAAACCTATTTCACCTTTGATAATAGATTGA
- the LOC115980235 gene encoding uncharacterized protein LOC115980235 → MVLNKVLEGNLQVCYNIFRMDKTIFRHLCNELKRLHLLEEDTGIVSVEEAIGTVLFIVGHNADYWLTANCFQHSLKTTQRQFRHALRAIHALGCLIIWLDADAAELPHSLRGNEKYYP, encoded by the coding sequence ATGGTCCTCAACAAAGTACTAGAAGGAAATCTCCAAGTGTGTTACAACATATTCCGCATGGACAAGACCATTTTTAGGCACTTGTGTAATGAGTTGAAGCGGTTGCACCTATTAGAGGAGGACACTGGTATTGTTTCAGTTGAGGAGGCTATTGGGACAGTGCTATTTATTGTCGGACACAACGCTGACTACTGGCTAACTGCCAACTGCTTCCAACATTCTCTCAAGACCACTCAAAGGCAATTCCGGCATGCCTTGCGTGCTATCCATGCTTTGGGATGTCTCATCATCTGGCTCGACGCTGATGCAGCTGAGCTTCCTCATTCACTTCGAGGGAATGAGAAATATTACCCATGA
- the LOC115980234 gene encoding uncharacterized protein LOC115980234: MSLLINAEKGEWEAGLVKQIFLTHDAETIPSIPLSNRLPSDKVWKRVWGLETPNKIQNFTWKACHNILAIKENLLKRHVATDDKCEECDVIRSLPIYWKRLLQFVGASRSIGVRCGMKGIIVQVVTLPADLLSYWRNFKRQTTVYSPIVKENFKWSPLALGRYKLNVDGVIFSQIKATGLGMVIHDDAGLVVAAMSKKVSIPLGLLEAEAKAMEAAIQFAIDIGVREVIFETDSLLLYNAAASSIENVVSGILFQIQNFRSADFSHIKRLGNMLAHVLAQHAKHIENFQTWLEETPSLIEHKCA, translated from the exons ATGAGTTTGCTCATTAATGCTGAAAAGGGGGAATGGGAAGCAGGTTTGGTGAAACAGATTTTCTTAACCCATGATGCAGAGACTATTCCAAGCATACCGCTTAGTAACCGTCTCCCTTCAGACAAG GTATGGAAAAGAGTTTGGGGATTAGAGACTCCAAATAAAATCCAGAACTTCACTTGGAAAGCCTGCCATAATATACTAGCCATTAAAGAAAACTTACTGAAGAGGCACGTCGCTACAGATGACAAATGTGAAGAATGTG ATGTGATTCGGTCTCTCCCAATCTATTGGAAAAGGTTGCTGCAATTTGTTGGGGCATCTAGAAGTATAGGTGTGAGGTGTGGCATGAAGGGCATCATCGTTCAAGTAGTGACATTGCCCGCAGATCTCTTGTCTTACTGGAGGAATTTCAAGCGGCAAACGACTGTCTACTCCCCCATTGTTAAAGAAAACTTTAAGTGGTCCCCCCTAGCTTTAGGCCGATACAAATTAAACGTTGATGGTGTAATATTCTCCCAAATCAAAGCAACGGGTCTAGGTATGGTCATTCATGATGATGCGGGGCTGGTTGTTGCTGCCATGAGCAAGAAGGTTTCCATCCCATTGGGCCTGTTAGAAGCTGAAGCGAAAGCTATGGAAGCTGCTATTCAATTTGCAATTGATATTGGGGTCAGAGAAGTTATCTTTGAGACTGATTCCCTTCTCCTATACAATGCAGCTGCCTCTTCCATCGAGAATGTAGTCTCTGGTATTCTCTTTCAAATTCAGAACTTTAGATCAGCAGATTTCTCTCATATCAAAAGGCTTGGCAACATGCTTGCCCATGTACTTGCTCAGCATGCTAAacatattgaaaattttcagacTTGGCTGGAGGAAACTCCTAGCCTTATTGAGCACAAGTGTGCTTAA
- the LOC115978828 gene encoding EH domain-containing protein 1-like, whose translation MEIGSGPIGSTSKDHQAIYQEWFNFADSDGDGRITGNDATKFFAMSKLSRPELKQVWALADSKRQGFLGFTEFITAMQLVSLAQAGHELTLDIIKTAANVENINPPLMEGLDSLVAKTKALTINGHPEVNGSIQPQPPPPTQWFGSKSAKNIPSNAVTSIIDGLKRLYIEKLKPLEVAYRFNDFVSPLMTNSDFDAKPMIMLLGQYSTGKTTFIKHLLKCDYPGAHIGPEPTTDRFVVVMSGPDERSIPGNTIAVHAEMPFSGLTTFGGAFLSKFECSQMPHPLLDQITFVDTPGVLSGEKQRTQRSYDFTGVISWFAAKCDLILLLFDPHKLDISDEFKRVIASLRGHDDKIRVVLNKADQVDTQQLMRVYGALMWSLGKVLNTPEVVRVYIGSFNDKPVNEAAMGPIGGDLFEKEQDDLLADLTDIPKKACDRRINEFVKRARAAKIHAYIISHLKKEMPAMIGKSKTQQRLIDNLEEEFGKVQREFHLPAGDFPNVEHFREVLNGYNIDKFEKLKPKMIQAVDDMLGYEIPELLKNFRNPYD comes from the exons ATGGAGATCGGGTCGGGTCCGATCGGTTCGACTTCGAAAGATCACCAGGCGATCTACCAGGAATGGTTCAACTTTGCCGATTCAG ATGGAGATGGCCGTATTACTGGAAATGATGCCACTAAGTTCTTCGCCATGTCGAAGCTTTCTCGTCCTGAACTCAAACAG GTTTGGGCACTTGCAGATTCAAAACGACAAGGGTTTTTAGGCTTTACTGAGTTCATCACCGCGATGCAG CTGGTTTCCTTGGCGCAAGCAGGACATGAATTAACCCTGGATATCATTAAAACTGCAG CCAATGTTGAGAATATTAATCCTCCATTGATGGAAGGTTTGGACAGTTTAGTAGCT AAAACCAAGGCTTTGACGATAAATGGCCACCCTGAAGTAAATG GAAGCATTCAGcctcaaccaccaccaccaactcAATGGTTTGGTTCAAAATCAGCAAAGAAT ATTCCTTCCAATGCAGTTACATCAATTATTGATGGCTTGAAGAGATTGTACATTGAAAAGCTAAAGCCACTGGAAGTTGCATATCGTTTTAATGATTTTGTCTCTCCCCTGATG ACAAACAGTGATTTTGATGCTAAACCCATGATCATGCTTTTGGGTCAATATTCAACTGGGAAGACAACTTTTATAAAACATTTGCTAAAATGCGACTACCCAG GTGCTCACATTGGACCAGAGCCTACAACAGACagatttgttgttgttatg TCTGGACCTGATGAGAGGAGTATTCCTGGGAACACCATAGCTGTCCATGCTGAGATGCCATTTAGTGGATTGACAACTTTTGGAGGAGCATTCTTGTCAAAATTTGAGTGTTCCCAAATGCCGCATCCT TTGTTAGATCAAATTACATTTGTGGATACTCCTGGGGTTCTATCTGGAGAAAAGCAACGAACACAAAGAAGTTATGATTTCACTGGTGTTATATCATGGTTTGCAGCTAAATGTGATCTCATTCTTCTTCTGTTTGATCCCCATAAACTTGACATCAGTGATGAATTTAAGCGTGTTATTGCATCTTTGCGTGGTCATGATGACAAGATACGTGTTGTTCTAAATAAAGCAGACCAAGTTGATACCCAACAA CTGATGAGAGTTTATGGAGCATTGATGTGGTCTTTGGGGAAAGTTTTGAATACTCCAGAGGTTGTCCGTGTTTATATTGG GTCATTCAATGATAAACCTGTTAATGAGGCAGCTATGGGCCCGATAGGGGGGGATCTTTTTGAGAAAGAACAGGATGATCTCCTTGCAGACTTGACTGATATTCCAAAGAAAGCTTGTGATCGTCGA atcaatgaatttgtaaaacGTGCTAGAGCTGCTAAGATCCATGCTTATATAATTAGCCATCTTAAGAAAGAGATGCCTGCGATGATAGGCAAATCTAAGACTCAACAACGACTAATTGACAACCTGGAAGAGGAATTTGGAAAG GTCCAGAGGGAGTTCCATCTTCCTGCAGGTGACTTCCCAAATGTTGAGCATTTTAGAGAGGTCTTGAACGGTTACAACATCGACAAGTTTGAgaaattgaagcctaaaatGATTCAAGCTGTAGATGATATGCTTGGTTATGAAATCCCAGAGCTCTTGAAGAATTTCAGAAATCCTTATGACTAA